A stretch of DNA from Peromyscus eremicus chromosome 18, PerEre_H2_v1, whole genome shotgun sequence:
TCTCACCTCTGTTTTCCCAACCTCTCCAAGTGAGACTGAAGGTGTACCCAGCACTGCCATCCGAGAGATCTCTCTGCTTAAGGAACTTAATCACCCTAATATTGTCAAGTAAGTGTAGTCTTGAGAGATGGTCACCGAGATGAATTCTGTTTGTTTAGCCTCACAATTTCTCTCCCTCAACTCCATTTCCTGGACCTTCTCTTGCAGGCTGCTGGATGTCATCCACACAGAAAATAAGCTTTATCTGGTTTTTGAGTTTCTGCACCAGGACCTCAAGAAGTTTATGGATGCCTCTGCCCTCACTGGCATCCCTCTTCCCCTCATCAAGGTAACCCTCTTCAATTCCAGCCCACATATTTTGGGGAAACTAGAGGCAGGTAATTCAGACtggtaatgatttatttttttattattttttttttttttcagacttcaACACTTCCCACCCcgcccctatttatttatttatgggtggtttttttgttttttgttttccgaaacagggtttctctgtgttgttttggtgcctgtcctggatctcgctctgtagaccaggctggcctcaaactcacagagatccacctggctctgtctccagagtggtgggattaaaggcgtgtgccaccaccgcccggctccactcCCCTTTATTTGTGTTGCTTTTCCTGCTCATTATAGTCATTAACCATAGGATGAACAGAAGAATCAAAATTGAGCTCCTGTGAGCCAACCGAGGTAGATCAGATAACACTCAGATAATGGCGTTGAGGGCGATTGGTGGGTTCCTCCAAAAAAATTTCCCACCTGTGATGTGGGAGAATAACCAGAGCTGGAGCTAATGAGTGTATCCGCAGATGTATATTCAGCACACAGTTATTTAACACCTTAAAAAGTTGCAAGAGTTGAGTAATATCTGGTCTTTATCCTTGACAGGCTGAAAATCCAATGAAAGAAATAGCTATTAAAGGTGTGGTTATGTTGTAGCTATGAGTGttagctcatgcttgtaatcctaacactcaggaggcggaggcaagaGGATGTCTGTAAGTacaaggacagcctaggctacaaagttccaggccaggaagacactatcttaaaaacaaacagggctgacaagatagctcagcaggtaaaggtccctgtctccaagtctgatgacctgatgACCTGAACTCCCCAGGTCCCACACAGTACAAGAaaactaactcctgcaagttgctGTCTGCTTTCCTcatatgcactgtggcatgccccccccaacaaataaaaatgtaatctaaagaatgaaacaaaaccccccaaagtATGTAGTGAGTTGTCATCTAACATAGTTaaggctttatttcattttgagggCAAAGAACAAGTTGTGTCTGTTCACTGTGGTGATTGAACaaacctccctctctcctgcatcAGAGCTATCTGTTCCAGCTGCTCCAGGGCCTAGCATTCTGCCATTCTCACCGAGTCCTACACCGAGACCTGAAGCCCCAGAATCTGCTTATCAACACAGAGGGGTCCATCAAGTTGGCAGACTTTGGACTAGCAAGAGCCTTTGGAGTCCCTGTTCGTACCTATACTCATGAGGTAGGTCCCTCtgtgattttcttctttaagaatcTTGGGAGATGTTCATAACAGTATTCACAAATTACCAAAATACCAGGGCAGGAGTTCCTTGGTAAATGGAATCTCTGAGCACCcaagggtctttttttttcttcttgatttttcaagacagggtttctctgttaacagtcctagctgtcctggaactcgctttgtaaagggccaggctggcctcaggagatctgccttcctctgcctctgcctcccaagtgctgggattaaaggtgtgcgccacaactgcctggctaaCCCAAGGgtctttacttatttatgtaaagtgtatgagtgtcttgctggcatgtatgtctgtaccagCGTCCTGCCTGGTGCtcatagaagtcagaagaaagtgtctgatcccctggaactgtagttacagattgttgtgagctgccatatgggttttgggaatttaacctgggtcctctgcaaaaacaagccctcttaaccactgagcctctctctagcccttaaCCAAAGGGTCTTAGGATATGCACTGAATTCATACTATAAGGTTACCTGGACTTAGATACTAAGCCAGGAAAGCTGGTTGGCATACTATTTAAATGTCTCAGATTTTTTTCCAGGAACATCCCAAATCTGGGGTTTCAGAATACATGActggggatagagagatggttcaatagttAAGAACATATGATGCTCTTGCAGGTGaactgtgttcagttcccagagcccatGTCAGGCAGTTTACAGTAATCACCCTTAACTCCAGCTCCTAAGTTTCAGACACTTCCTTCTGGCCTCGGAGGGCACTGCACAGTTGTGTAAACCTACACAGACAATGCGTGTATACACAttattaaagtaaaaaataataataaaatccctTGTTAAAAGAGAGACTGGGAGGTAGAGCTGGGTTTTGCTGAACTGAGGTATGTGACCTTGTTGTCCTCTTGCTCCCCAGGTGGTGACCCTGTGGTACCGAGCACCTGAAATCCTTCTAGGCTGCAAGTACTACTCCACAGCTGTGGATATCTGGAGCCTGGGCTGCATCTTTGCTGAAATGGTATGGAGGCTTGCCAGGGTCTATCTAGCCCACTCTTGCCCACATCCAAGAGCAAAACTCATTTCTTGATCTGGCACCATGGCCCTTTATCACAGTGTTCTCTCAAGTATCACCACTATAGAGGTAGTTGCCCTGATACCAACTACAGTTTTAGAATATCCCTAAATAGATTTAGTTACCTAGTATATATCTCTTATCCCCCAAATGGAGCTAAATCCATTCTGTACCCATCagctgtttggttttatttttttgtttttgttgtttcgttttgagacggtctcactgtgtagcccaggctggctttgtggTCTTCATCTTCTGCTTCAGCCCCACTCCCCCCACTACCATCTAGCCCGTGGGACTGAGttgacaggcatgagccaccctcAGGCTCCACTGGTGCAGCTGTTTTGGCTTTAATCCTCAAATATTTGGAAGAATGAATTCCATTTAGTACAACAGGTGGCCCACAGGCCGCATGCTTCCAACAATAGCTACGAATGTGGCCTCAACACAGAATCAAATACTTACTTAAAACAGAGTGGgtttttattttggtggtggtggggcatttttgttaggttttgtttgtttgttttttggcaggggcgggggctttttgttttgttgcttttttgtttttgtttttttttgttgttgttgttgttttttacatTGCAACCAAAGTTTTcctcctcccaattcctcctttttttttttaaacttggtttCATGGTATTTGAGCTTAACTTTTGTGGATGACAACATCATGTCACAGTGTCAAAAGTTTGGACAGGTCTGatttttgtcttcttcatttaACCTATAGACCTGTTCTTGGAAATTTTAGTAAAGCTCAATGCGTTCAGCTGATCCACATCTATCATTTTTGTAGACTTGGTCATGCCTTGCCCCCTCAATCTCTGGCTTTTCAGATCGAAGGATCCTTGAAGCCTAGTTTCATTTGGGAGCTCTCATCCCATTGAATGCAACAGTGGAGAGACAGATCAGTAATATTTTTTTGATCTTTTATCTGGGTTGAAACTGGGGGCTTGGAGACCATTAGcctagatatagatatacatatagaaTGTGAATTTATCCACCAGTACCTTACAATTGCCCATATTCCTCTCTCAATTCATCAAAAAATATTTGTTAAGCACCTAGTGTGTGCCCAGCACCATGCTAAGTGCTGTGGGGAGCACAGAAGAAATGGAAGACACAGTCTCTGCCCGCTGTGCTCCTATCTAGAAGTGGCGGCACCACAAGGAGGGGGGATGACCGCAGTGTCTACCCCATACCCCGTGAGTGGCTTGGGATCCCTTTGCTACTTGTCAGTGGCACCCCAGACATTCACCCCCTCCCAGCCCCACCCAGCCTTGGGGATCTACGAAGCCAcggttgggggaaggaaggaggggcgAGGAGACAGATGAAGGGACTTCATTGTCTCAAGCTCTGTATGACCGACCCCATGAAAAGCCCTGGGGAGGGGAGTCATGGGGCCCTGCTGACCTTCCACTGCCTATGGGAACCTCCTCTGTACAAGGAGCAGTGTTGACTGACGTCAATGTGGGTCTTGGCCTTTCCTCTTTCCCCATTTCAGGTGACCCGACGGGCCCTGTTTCCTGGAGATTCTGAGATTGATCAACTCTTCCGGATCTTTCGGACTCTGGGGACCCCAGATGAGGTGGTTTGGCCAGGAGTTACTTCTATGCCTGATTATAAGCCGAGTTTCCCCAAGTGGGCTCGGCAAGATTTTAGTAAAGTTGTGCCTCCCCTGGACGAAGATGGACGGAGCTTGTTATCGGTAAGAGGCCGGAGTGGGTGCCTATATAACCCTCTCCCATTCCCCAGAGAAGAGAAGCTGAGCCCCTGGACTCCCTTAGGATTACCCTCATCTTTGATGCCTCTCCCAGGCTGGTTCAGATAGGGGAGGAGGGAAATGAGAACCGGGTAAACAACACCGGTTTCTGGGTTTTTGAGTACACCTGCTCTGCCTCTGGTCCACTGTTACATCACTGAAGTCAGAATATATTTCTCCCTCCAGCAAATGCTTCACTATGACCCCAACAAGAGGATTTCAGCCAAAGCGGCCCTAGCCCACCCTTTCTTCCAGGATGTGACTAAGCCAGTACCCCACCTCCGACTGTGATGTCCTTCCCAAAGCCCTCCTCACCCTTGGTCTGACTTGACTCTGGGCCTTTAGGACACACACAGGTCAGCCTGCTCTTCTCTGGCTGTCTTAGCACTCACTTTTTCTCTTGGCCAGCCAGTTCTGGGGATTCAGAGGTGCAGGGAAAGATGAGACGAAAGGAAAAAGTCCTGGTATTAGATGCACTTAACCCGGCTTCTACCACCTCTCCCTGTAGTCATTACCGAGGAGGATTGgtactcaaaagaaaacaaaaccgaCCATTCTCTGCCCCGCCTCCATGTCAAGTTTTACCATCCCAGTCTTAGACTGTCATAATTATTGTGTCCCATGTTTAGGAAAACACACCCCGGAGTTCCTGCTGCCACTGTTTTGTAAAGGCCAACCGATAAGCAGAAATCTCAGTTGGGACATTTCAGAACCAAGCATCAGGGGTCTGTTTTAATgagttagattaaaaaaaaaaaatagatccaaACAGTTTATACCTTAGTTTTAGTGTTTGGCCTCACCTGACAATCAAGGAGGCCCACctggagaagcagaagaaatgctTCCCTTCAGTGTTCTGTCTACCTTCTGCAGGGAACAAGAGTCAGGAGGGGGCGGGGATTGGTCTGTTCACCGTGGTCTCACAAGGCGAGGTGAAAGACACTGgagtttttcttttagcaattttattgttttctggtGCTGACAGCTGAACCCAGGACCTGGCCCTCACTAAGCAAATGCACCACCAATGAGCCAGATTTCTAGCCCTTTTTGAGTTCCTCAGTTGTCAGAGGTCCCAGTGGccatcttcctctgtcactccGTAGGAGTGGAAGTGAGGCTTCAGAAGTCATTTTGAGAATGCTGGTACTTCTTAAAGGCTTTGACCTGGGTAGGTCACTGGGGGAAATTTTCTATAAGAGAGTGgacaattatatttatatttcaagtTATAGTAGTTTGGatattttagtgttttgtttttctctttttttgtttttttcttgtcagtGTGGATGGATTTGTTACCATGTGCACTTTGGAATTTTGTAATTCAAttgttcaaagaaaatatttcttttatgattttcttctccctccaccccTTGTCCCCCGGTTAATATTATTTGTAATTTAGTTTGTAATTCATTAAAAGAAATATTCTCGGTTGTAGAGCGAATCTCtttcatattttatcattttatttatttactgaaagAATGGTGTGGGCGACAACCTGAATATGAGCCAGTGAGTAAGTGATCTCTTCCAGAGCCCTCTTCCTAAGTCCGCCTATGCGGGACGTCCCCCCACGCCTTTGCGGTGGGGTGGTTGTAAGGGCGAGCAAACTGGGTGTTGTCCCCACTCGCGGTAGGGAAATTAGCTCCTTTCCTACTTTTCCCTACCTACCAGCTAGCCCCTGCTTTTCCCGCTCACACGTGCACATGAATGGAGAACACTGTCTCAGTGTTCCTGTTAGCAGCAACTTGACTGAGCGGGCTTCAGGGGGAGTCACCCCAACACCCCATTTCCCAGGAAGGAAGCTTTTAccatttgtgcgtgtgtgtgtttgggttttgaaattatgtgtacatgtttgagTATGTGAGCGGGAGTGTCGGGTGTccgcagaggccaggagagggcccCGGAGCTCCTCCAGGCAGCTTGAGCCCTGTCTCCAGCCTGGCCTGCCCGAGGCCCTAGTCTCCATCCTCACTACTACAGAAAATCCTCAGCAAAGTTGTCTAAATGTTTCATTCACATTTACCCACAATTCAGGAAATATCAATTATATGAAAATTTAGGAGGTTCAAGTGTCTTCAGACTACCCAAAAACTCCTGTTCCCTAATGCTCCACTAAAAAGACCTTATGCGGGGAGGTTCCTGGCTTCAGGTCCTTGGGAGGTCTCCAGCCTCACTTCTTAATTTGACCCGGAAGGCGGGGCACTGGGGTAAGCCCCGCTTGAGCTGGAGacggctgggattaaagatgtgggccaccaaccccagcttgttttctttttctttttccttctcacactgagaccttgtctcaaggagcccaggttagcctcactAGGTGAGgaaggatgacctagaactcctAATCCTGCCgtcacctcccagtgctgggattagacagGCATGCGACACCACGCCCGACCCAAAGCCTTTCTAGGGCTGCTTTCGCGCTCGCCTTGCCTGCCACTCAAGTTCGGAGACTTCCCAGTACTGGTTAGGATTTCCTTTTCACCCGCCTCCTTCACTCACCTGATTAGATGTTTACGAGTCAAGAGGCGGGGGAGGGGTGCCACGGGTGTCGAGGTTTTATTGGCCGACACAGGTGCCTGTCAGTGCTGCACCGCCCTCTTcctcaggctctctctctctagtgGCTCCTCACTCCGTCAATCCTCAAGGCCTCGCGCCTAGGTATTGGCTTGCGACCTCGCCAATCAAATCTCTCACTGTAGTGATTGGTGAGAGCCCCCAAAGCCCGCCTTTCTCCCGAAGATTGGCGGCTGAGCGCGCATATGGCCCACCCTCCACGGGAGGCGGGTGATCTTGCGATTGGCTGGAGCCCTCGCCCCGGccggcaggaggaggaggaggaggagcagggggcaGGAGGTTTGGTTGAGCAGCAGCTGTTTGTCTGTTCCACACAGGCTTGGGCCCGACGGGGGAGACGGAGCCCCAGGTACCGAGCTGATGGAGCCCGCAAGGGCAGAGGCGGAGGAGGTCCGGAGAGGAGCGCAGCCTGGCCTGCAGCACGGGCGGGTCGGGCCTGAGCCGGGGCTGGAGAGGGCAGACGGGGCCGCCCCGGCAGGCCTAGTGGGGGCGCTGAGGAGGTGATCGGCAGGGCTGGCAGCCCAGCCTCCTGGTCTGGGAGGCGGCCGGGTTCTGGCTGCGGCCGCTCGGGGGGCCGGGCGCGGGCACCCGGAGCCGGTGAGGACCCGGGCCGGCCTTGCTGGCACCCGGAGCACCGCGGTGcggagggaggagctggggggcCGGGGACCTGCCGGCGAGGGCGGGCAAGCCCGTTTGGCAGGAGGTGTGGAGGGGTCAGCGCGACGCCCAGCCCCGAGGGTAGCCGAGGCGGGGTCTCTGGGGACGGCCAGGGTCGGTCGGGGCGTCCGAGCTGGAGAGCGGCTGTTGGGAAGGGAACCGGGGGCGCTCCGGTGTGGCCGAGAGGGGTTTGGTCTCGGTGGAGGGAGAGCCTCTGTAAATGAAGAATGCATTACTGAGCTAGATCGAAGTagaaggaagtagaggcagggccTGGTATCGGTTATGGGAACTTCTGGAACGATGGTGAGGCATGGCTCTGCGTCTTGGAGTTCCTTACTCTTTTGTTCCTTGAGTGTTTAGATGGGGTGGTTTGAAGTTTTGGGGTACTCGAGGGGTAGGAATGAAGACAGAGGTAAAACCATGTTTTCCGTGGCTCCTGGTGGCTCCAGGTTCAGCCACCTCCAgccccccaacaacaacaactttagTTGGCCCTGGCCTCATAGCTGGTCTTGACTgcagcttgcttttttgtttgtttggtgggttttttttttttttttctattgcatgTACTGAGAAAGAACTAAGAATTTGGGGGTGCTTTGCCCAGTCTTTCCCACTCCATAATGTGGTCTGGGTTGACTATTCTTAACTCTTCCGTAAAATTGGGGGACTCTGTCATCTGCATGGAAAGAGGTTTAGCGATCCCCAGCCACCGAAAAAATGGACCATGTTTGTTGAAACTTCTCTGAAGTTTCTGTGAAATGCTTGGGCATTTCCTAGACAGTTAATGGAGGTCTCCATGCCTGGAACTGTGAGGTGATATCCCTACGGGGATTTGGGGAAGAGTTGAGAAGTTCCCTCCCAGAAAGTTGGCATCGTTCCTTTTCCCTTGTCCACTTCTTCAGGAGGCACTTTTGTGTGATTGGCTAGTTAGGTCAAACCCTGAGGTATTTAGGAAAGAAGCATTATAGAGAACGGAGATGGctttaaaatgtattacatttgtctgtgtgtgtgtgtgtgcgcgtgtgcctACGCACCTGTATTACCTATGTGAgccacagtacatgtgtggaggtcggaggacaacttgtgggtgtTCAGTTCTCAGACTTAGCAGCCTAGATGATGGATTATGAATGGCAGACAAATGGTAGTCCCctcctcccgtgtgtgtgtgtgtgtgtgtgtgtgtgtgtgtgtgtgtgtgtatctatacatacatacatatatgtgaatatatatatatatatatatatatatatatatatatgagaaggGGGAGGTTTACTGGACCTGTCAGTTTAACATATTATCATCAGACCCTGTTGGTTTCTCCCTTAGGGGCCtacctcctcttttctttctatacTAATGCTATTTATCactgtattttttaatgtatttatatataaaatacattttacatatttatatttaatataaaattatatttaattttatgtgtatgtgtgtatgtgccagagtgtatgtatgtgtatgtatatgtatgtatgtgcaccatatggaTGCAggagccctcagaggtcagaaaaggtattggatcccctggaactggagttacagacaattgtgagctgccatgtgagtgctgggaacctacaacacaggtcctctgcaagagcagtaagtgcccttaaccactgagccgtctctccagcttgTATCACTACATTTCTTAATTACCaaagtaatatatacatattgtaaaATGTTTAAGctatacagaaataaaatccgAGTCTTTCCACACATAGCTTATTTCATTTAGGATGGTTAGAGGTATTAAATAGGACTAACCTTTCTGTTGAGGGATGTGCCAGCATTTTTTCCTGTTCTCGCTAAATTCTGTTGTCATTCTTTCCACAGTATTCTCCTCTTTATGAtactcttttatttattgtttcttttgtcGTTCATTTTGTCTTCTGTCAAATTCAGAACAAGCATAGACCTGTCCCCGAGTTATCATTTGCCTTCTTtagtacacactcacacagttgTGCACTGGGTAGCCTACAAACTGCCCGAATACACgaacacaacttttttttttggtttttcgagacagggtttctctgtgtagctttgcgtctttcctgggactcacttggtagcccaggctggcctcaaactcacagagatccacctggctctgcctcccgagtgctgggattaaaggcgtgtgccaccaccgcccggctgaacacAACTTTTTAATGGGCAGAaggaaacattaaagaaaatcattttgtttGGGACAGTTACTAACATGTCTACTAGAGTGAAGAATCTGAAACCCCCAAATTTTCACAGTATGTGactgtttcttcctcatctcaGAGAGTGATGGTCTTGGAAGAGGGTCTTGTACCCGGCTTGTTATAGTGACCCAAGAAATTCCCATATGTCTCTGAATTTTAAATTGGGTTTCCTCCAAATTTAGAAGTATCGAGACTTTTCATACTACTACCTTATTAATTCCAGTTGACTCTTTTGACCCTCTGAAGCCCTCTAATGTGTTAATTGTACAGTGTCCAGCAAAAACCTCAGTCCAACACCTCCCCCCAACTTTTCTCACCTACACAGCCAGTCCTGGAGAAAACTGCTgggttgtgtgtctgtgtattcatCCTGTAATCTTTACTGTCTTTAAACCCTGATCATATCCTGACCTATTCTGTGTGTCCCTCTGTGGGATTGTCGTCGTCCCCCCCACCAGCTTCCCCTTAAAAACTTCTTTCAGGAAAGGAtctgaaagctgggcatggtggtacttgcctttgattccagcattcaagaggctaa
This window harbors:
- the Cdk2 gene encoding cyclin-dependent kinase 2 isoform X2, with product MENFQKVEKIGEGTYGVVYKAKNKLTGEVVALKKIRLDTETEGVPSTAIREISLLKELNHPNIVKLLDVIHTENKLYLVFEFLHQDLKKFMDASALTGIPLPLIKSYLFQLLQGLAFCHSHRVLHRDLKPQNLLINTEGSIKLADFGLARAFGVPVRTYTHEVVTLWYRAPEILLGCKYYSTAVDIWSLGCIFAEMVTRRALFPGDSEIDQLFRIFRTLGTPDEVVWPGVTSMPDYKPSFPKWARQDFSKVVPPLDEDGRSLLSQMLHYDPNKRISAKAALAHPFFQDVTKPVPHLRL
- the Cdk2 gene encoding cyclin-dependent kinase 2 isoform X1 produces the protein MENFQKVEKIGEGTYGVVYKAKNKLTGEVVALKKIRLDTETEGVPSTAIREISLLKELNHPNIVKLLDVIHTENKLYLVFEFLHQDLKKFMDASALTGIPLPLIKSYLFQLLQGLAFCHSHRVLHRDLKPQNLLINTEGSIKLADFGLARAFGVPVRTYTHEVVTLWYRAPEILLGCKYYSTAVDIWSLGCIFAEMHLVCAQHHAKCCGEHRRNGRHSLCPLCSYLEVAAPQGGGMTAVSTPYPVTRRALFPGDSEIDQLFRIFRTLGTPDEVVWPGVTSMPDYKPSFPKWARQDFSKVVPPLDEDGRSLLSQMLHYDPNKRISAKAALAHPFFQDVTKPVPHLRL
- the Cdk2 gene encoding cyclin-dependent kinase 2 isoform X3, encoding MDASALTGIPLPLIKSYLFQLLQGLAFCHSHRVLHRDLKPQNLLINTEGSIKLADFGLARAFGVPVRTYTHEVVTLWYRAPEILLGCKYYSTAVDIWSLGCIFAEMHLVCAQHHAKCCGEHRRNGRHSLCPLCSYLEVAAPQGGGMTAVSTPYPVTRRALFPGDSEIDQLFRIFRTLGTPDEVVWPGVTSMPDYKPSFPKWARQDFSKVVPPLDEDGRSLLSQMLHYDPNKRISAKAALAHPFFQDVTKPVPHLRL